Proteins from one Ornithobacterium rhinotracheale genomic window:
- a CDS encoding RagB/SusD family nutrient uptake outer membrane protein has translation MKSINKIFGIIAVSSLLFTGCSDDFLQKDSLTESSSDSFWNTEDDARMALASCYDALQSNQLYNGGPWELGQLNLECITDNGGHFNWTGWMEGYDMAMGIHTPSSWIIGSYWDACYETINRCNLLIQNIDRVNISQEKKDIYAAEAKSIRALMYINLTMTYNDVPFLTERLTIDKAQMPKTSREEIVKNIMEDLKQAAQVLPQNPARGHITKGAALSLLGRVALYNEKWDDAINAYKQVLGLGYTLHNNFGELFTPAGETSNEIIFAVRYEGPGKKEGAAFNAHWNTPLEAMNGTIDLADAYYMTNGKPTTDKKVAELKAPGKIDIAKPNPEHYKNRDPRLYETLFVAGMKWNGKGGLKPGTDKPYGQIYGGAAASQSTVYVKKYFNPSDTSNSWDNPQDFYVIRYPEVLLSLAEAMVQKGAYNFTEVAGLINQVRARVNMPKVEAVEGASLSKSELLDVIKHERRVELAFEGLRLFDLYRWRDLEKAIKAVENEKATYGLSYEARRYNGERDYVWPIPTKEVDTNKKIEQHPLWK, from the coding sequence ATGAAATCAATCAATAAAATATTTGGTATAATCGCGGTATCAAGTCTGTTGTTTACAGGATGTTCAGATGATTTTTTGCAAAAAGATTCATTAACAGAAAGCTCATCAGATTCCTTCTGGAACACGGAAGACGATGCGAGAATGGCACTTGCGTCATGCTACGACGCTTTGCAAAGCAATCAGTTGTACAATGGAGGTCCTTGGGAGCTTGGGCAATTAAATCTTGAATGCATTACAGATAACGGTGGACACTTCAACTGGACAGGCTGGATGGAGGGCTATGACATGGCAATGGGAATACACACGCCAAGCTCATGGATTATAGGCTCATACTGGGATGCTTGTTACGAAACTATCAATAGATGTAATTTATTAATTCAAAACATCGATAGAGTAAACATCTCACAAGAGAAAAAAGACATTTATGCTGCTGAGGCTAAAAGTATCAGAGCTTTGATGTACATTAATCTTACAATGACTTACAACGATGTTCCGTTTCTTACAGAACGATTGACAATCGATAAAGCTCAAATGCCTAAAACCAGCCGCGAAGAAATCGTAAAAAACATCATGGAGGATTTAAAACAAGCGGCACAAGTTCTACCGCAAAATCCTGCAAGAGGACATATCACCAAAGGAGCAGCTTTGTCACTGCTTGGTAGAGTAGCCTTGTACAATGAAAAATGGGACGATGCCATAAATGCTTACAAACAAGTTTTAGGCTTGGGGTATACTTTGCATAACAATTTTGGTGAATTGTTTACACCAGCAGGAGAAACTTCAAACGAAATCATCTTTGCTGTAAGATACGAAGGACCAGGTAAAAAAGAAGGAGCCGCCTTCAACGCGCACTGGAACACTCCATTGGAAGCGATGAATGGTACAATTGATTTGGCCGACGCTTATTACATGACCAACGGAAAACCGACTACCGACAAAAAAGTAGCAGAATTAAAAGCCCCTGGAAAAATAGATATTGCCAAACCAAATCCAGAGCACTACAAAAATAGAGATCCAAGATTGTATGAAACTCTATTTGTAGCAGGAATGAAATGGAATGGAAAAGGAGGGTTGAAACCTGGCACCGATAAACCATACGGGCAAATCTATGGTGGTGCAGCAGCGTCACAATCTACCGTATATGTGAAAAAATATTTCAACCCGAGCGATACTTCAAACTCTTGGGATAACCCACAAGATTTCTATGTAATCAGATATCCTGAAGTGTTATTGTCTTTGGCTGAAGCTATGGTTCAAAAAGGAGCTTATAATTTTACAGAGGTAGCAGGATTAATCAACCAAGTGAGAGCGAGAGTAAATATGCCAAAAGTAGAAGCCGTAGAAGGAGCTTCATTAAGCAAATCAGAATTATTAGATGTCATCAAACACGAGCGTCGTGTAGAATTGGCTTTCGAAGGATTGAGACTATTTGATTTGTATCGTTGGCGAGATTTAGAAAAAGCAATCAAAGCCGTAGAAAACGAGAAAGCCACCTATGGATTATCTTATGAGGCTAGAAGATACAACGGCGAGAGAGATTATGTTTGGCCAATCCCTACCAAAGAAGTAGATACTAATAAGAAAATAGAACAGCATCCACTTTGGAAATAA
- a CDS encoding TonB-dependent receptor plug domain-containing protein — MGAVIGVEGNDTHVETNENGQFAIAGKVGDVLIVLNPTTLNEKRFPVKKLNMGTLKMNQKEINLDVVVGYGTQKKVNLTGSVSALNFKDVATMPVANTASMLQGRLPGVTLTANGAQAGKDNPEIRIRGVGTFGNNNPMVLIDGVESSVSQIADIPAKTFRC, encoded by the coding sequence GTGGGTGCTGTGATTGGCGTTGAAGGGAACGATACACATGTTGAAACAAATGAAAATGGGCAATTTGCAATTGCTGGAAAAGTGGGCGATGTGCTCATAGTTTTGAATCCCACAACTTTGAACGAAAAGAGATTTCCTGTTAAGAAATTAAATATGGGAACTCTAAAAATGAATCAGAAAGAAATCAATCTGGATGTGGTCGTAGGGTACGGAACTCAGAAAAAAGTGAATTTGACAGGTTCTGTTTCTGCTTTAAACTTTAAAGATGTGGCTACCATGCCAGTGGCCAACACCGCGAGTATGCTCCAAGGTAGATTGCCGGGGGTAACGCTCACAGCCAATGGAGCGCAAGCAGGGAAAGATAATCCAGAAATTAGAATTAGAGGGGTTGGGACTTTTGGAAACAATAATCCCATGGTTTTGATTGATGGAGTAGAATCATCTGTTTCGCAAATTGCAGATATCCCAGCGAAAACATTTCGGTGTTGA
- the ric gene encoding iron-sulfur cluster repair di-iron protein, with translation MENLNPKTIGEFVAEDFRTAAVFKKYKIDFCCRGGRPLQEVCEQKNLNYEQILEDLDKAKQKNAEGIDFKSFPLDLLADYIEKTHHRYVEDRVPVLLQFLNKLCRVHGERHPELLEIDQEFKTISEELAAHFIKEEQVLFPFIRQMVSVERSGEEMPQAHFGTVENPIEMMKQDHENAGEIMAKIANLTSQYTPPADACNTYKVTFAMLQEFEDDLHKHIHLENNILFPAAIKLEKKLNS, from the coding sequence ATGGAAAATTTAAATCCAAAAACAATAGGCGAATTTGTAGCTGAAGATTTTAGAACAGCTGCTGTGTTCAAAAAATATAAAATCGATTTTTGTTGTCGTGGTGGCAGACCGCTACAAGAAGTTTGTGAACAAAAGAATTTGAATTACGAGCAAATTTTGGAAGATTTAGACAAAGCTAAACAAAAAAATGCTGAAGGCATCGATTTCAAGAGCTTTCCGCTTGATTTATTGGCAGACTATATCGAAAAAACACACCACCGCTATGTGGAAGACCGTGTGCCTGTTTTGTTACAATTTCTGAACAAACTTTGTCGTGTACATGGTGAGCGCCACCCAGAATTGCTCGAGATAGACCAAGAGTTTAAAACTATTTCTGAAGAATTGGCAGCGCATTTTATAAAAGAAGAACAAGTGCTATTCCCATTCATTCGCCAAATGGTGAGTGTAGAGCGTAGCGGAGAGGAAATGCCTCAAGCACATTTCGGAACGGTAGAAAATCCTATTGAAATGATGAAACAAGATCACGAAAACGCTGGTGAAATTATGGCTAAAATCGCAAATCTTACTAGCCAATATACGCCACCTGCCGATGCTTGCAATACTTACAAAGTAACCTTTGCGATGCTGCAAGAATTCGAAGACGATCTACACAAACACATTCATTTAGAAAATAATATTCTGTTCCCTGCAGCTATTAAGCTTGAAAAAAAGCTAAATAGTTAA
- a CDS encoding type III pantothenate kinase, giving the protein MLLAVNIGNSNIRFGIANGHEIHTSWTINTKPYKTTDEIFLLIRSSYKMYEIKAKNISGIVIGSVVPHQTRLVAKALERIHNITPTIVDRNTPSRVVHHSNQMGTDLYANAVAAHELYQGKKIVVDFGTALTLTGIDEKGELLGVIIAPGVITSLKALVGNTAQLPDIELTEPKSVLGRDTETCMQSGMVYGYVAMVEGLIDRINASIGDDTTVISTGGLGHIYQPLTKKINIDDKLHTLKGLCILYEFNQK; this is encoded by the coding sequence ATGCTTTTAGCTGTAAATATCGGAAATTCCAACATTCGTTTTGGAATTGCAAATGGGCACGAAATTCATACCTCGTGGACGATTAATACCAAGCCCTACAAAACCACAGATGAGATATTTTTACTCATCAGAAGTTCCTATAAAATGTATGAAATCAAGGCTAAAAATATTTCTGGAATCGTAATCGGATCGGTTGTGCCACATCAGACTCGTTTGGTCGCCAAGGCACTTGAGCGTATTCATAATATTACGCCCACCATTGTAGATAGGAATACGCCCTCTCGTGTGGTGCACCATTCCAATCAAATGGGAACAGATTTGTACGCCAATGCCGTGGCTGCACACGAATTGTATCAAGGCAAGAAAATCGTGGTAGATTTTGGGACGGCACTCACGCTCACGGGAATTGATGAGAAAGGCGAATTGTTGGGTGTCATCATCGCGCCAGGAGTCATTACATCACTTAAAGCCCTAGTCGGGAACACCGCACAGCTACCAGATATTGAGCTTACCGAGCCCAAATCAGTTTTAGGACGAGATACCGAAACCTGCATGCAGAGCGGAATGGTGTATGGCTATGTTGCCATGGTCGAAGGCTTGATTGATAGAATCAATGCCAGCATCGGCGATGACACCACGGTAATTTCCACAGGTGGTTTAGGTCATATTTATCAGCCCTTAACCAAAAAAATAAATATAGACGATAAATTGCATACGCTAAAAGGCTTGTGCATTTTATATGAATTCAATCAAAAATAG
- a CDS encoding outer membrane beta-barrel protein — protein MKIKNIFFIIFSLLCITLAAQSSEKKSPLLNITLNPMGGYSHFVGNNAFADSYKGGLSWGAEMSFSFSFFKQLSFGVGYHKNYYHSKSSDYFGTFDSAKYHISGFFLKYRIPINDEFSFAPQIGFYSFDGFNDFDNYKEQEISGSNVIISPELEYRLSPRLGLFARGSYQFLSSEIQTDSKVRNHYKNANEISTNIGLRVYIN, from the coding sequence ATGAAAATTAAAAACATATTTTTTATAATTTTTTCGCTACTTTGCATCACACTTGCTGCTCAGTCGAGCGAGAAAAAATCACCGCTTTTAAATATTACATTAAATCCCATGGGTGGCTACTCTCATTTTGTAGGTAATAATGCCTTTGCCGATTCCTACAAAGGTGGGCTCTCTTGGGGCGCAGAAATGTCTTTTTCCTTTTCCTTTTTTAAACAACTATCTTTCGGTGTGGGCTATCATAAAAATTATTATCATTCTAAAAGCTCTGATTATTTTGGTACATTTGATTCTGCCAAATACCACATTTCTGGCTTCTTTTTAAAGTACAGAATTCCCATTAACGATGAGTTTTCTTTTGCGCCACAAATAGGGTTCTATTCCTTCGATGGTTTCAACGATTTTGATAACTACAAAGAACAAGAAATTTCGGGTTCCAATGTCATTATTTCGCCAGAGCTAGAGTATCGACTCTCGCCTAGGTTGGGGCTTTTTGCAAGAGGAAGTTATCAGTTTCTTTCGTCAGAAATTCAAACAGATAGCAAAGTGAGAAATCACTATAAAAACGCTAATGAAATTTCTACAAATATTGGTTTGCGCGTTTATATTAATTAA
- a CDS encoding right-handed parallel beta-helix repeat-containing protein, with protein MKYISLLIFLMCFASQNGAKTYYVDAEFGNDNQLGLSPATAWQTLEKVNQVELKPGDRILFKKGLTFCGNLNISAEGSFLSPITIASYGKSTQKPIIKGEGKRRYAVRIYNSSYLMIKDLEITNTGISPQAYRCGISVESVDYGESKDITIKNLTIREVNGSIIKKDGAGCGIFIKNGGKQKRSNFRNLKIINNHILRCQRNGIIWEAYSSRSNWFPSKHTQVIGNVIEQVPGDGIVPIGCDSTRIAYNLVTNAPDVMPDSEAAAGIWPWSCDNTTIEFNEVSHQRAPWDAQGFDSDWNCTNTVIQYNYSHDNYGGLALACNNGNTNADFNIGNQNTIIRYNLSVNDGLRPRKTRGKYFSPSLHLAGPVLNTLIENNIILIHKKTRNQLDSRFLVLDDWGGFPDKTTIRNNLFFTQTPSGFLLTKSTRNSIEKNRFLGDFQLKNLQNQNFKIKDRKLKRLYRKSFKSILSQKKIANGVELNYISKDDVVKIFDDIR; from the coding sequence ATGAAATACATCAGTCTGTTGATTTTTTTGATGTGTTTTGCTTCTCAAAACGGTGCTAAAACTTATTATGTAGATGCCGAATTTGGGAATGATAATCAATTGGGGCTTTCACCAGCTACTGCTTGGCAAACATTAGAAAAAGTCAATCAAGTAGAATTAAAGCCAGGCGATCGTATTTTATTTAAAAAAGGTTTAACCTTCTGCGGGAATTTAAATATTTCTGCAGAAGGTTCTTTTTTATCGCCCATTACGATTGCATCTTACGGAAAATCCACTCAAAAACCGATTATCAAAGGCGAGGGAAAACGACGATACGCCGTACGCATTTACAATTCATCATATCTCATGATAAAAGATTTAGAAATCACCAATACGGGCATATCGCCACAAGCCTATCGTTGTGGCATTAGCGTAGAAAGTGTGGACTACGGTGAGTCAAAAGATATTACGATTAAAAATCTTACAATCAGAGAGGTAAACGGATCCATTATTAAAAAAGATGGCGCAGGATGCGGTATTTTTATTAAAAATGGAGGCAAACAGAAACGCTCAAATTTTAGAAATTTAAAAATCATCAATAATCATATTTTGCGTTGCCAGCGAAACGGCATCATTTGGGAGGCTTATAGCAGCCGTTCCAATTGGTTTCCAAGCAAGCACACGCAAGTCATAGGGAATGTCATAGAGCAAGTCCCTGGCGACGGCATAGTGCCCATAGGTTGCGATAGTACAAGAATCGCCTACAATTTGGTAACCAATGCGCCAGATGTGATGCCCGATAGCGAGGCGGCAGCAGGAATATGGCCTTGGAGCTGCGATAATACAACGATTGAATTCAACGAAGTGTCGCACCAGCGTGCGCCGTGGGATGCGCAAGGATTTGATTCCGATTGGAATTGCACCAATACAGTGATTCAGTATAATTACAGTCACGACAATTATGGCGGCTTGGCATTGGCTTGCAATAACGGAAACACGAATGCCGACTTTAATATTGGCAATCAAAATACGATAATTCGCTACAATCTGAGCGTAAACGATGGCCTGCGTCCGAGAAAAACACGCGGAAAATACTTTTCGCCAAGTCTGCATTTAGCTGGGCCTGTCCTAAACACTTTGATTGAAAACAACATTATTTTAATCCATAAAAAAACCAGAAATCAGTTGGATTCTCGATTTTTGGTGCTGGATGATTGGGGTGGTTTTCCAGATAAAACGACTATTCGCAACAATCTATTTTTCACTCAAACACCGAGCGGTTTTTTGCTGACTAAATCTACCCGAAATTCAATTGAAAAAAACCGATTTTTAGGTGATTTTCAGCTAAAAAACCTTCAAAATCAAAATTTTAAAATTAAAGATAGAAAGCTTAAGCGATTGTACCGAAAATCTTTTAAATCTATTTTATCACAAAAAAAGATTGCCAATGGTGTTGAGCTTAATTATATTTCAAAGGATGATGTTGTTAAAATTTTTGATGATATCAGATAA
- a CDS encoding M1 family metallopeptidase, producing the protein MKKIYAFLWILWSFSAWAQSPWQQKADYKMDIKLNTEKHQYDGKMEVKYINNSPDTLRVVYFHLYYNAFQPGSLMADRLESIVDPDKRMLKNIGTKDSPKMVSGISQLKENEIGFQDIKSVQQNGENLDFKVYGTILKVNLKNPILPKSTQTFNLEWTAQVPKIIRRSGRDTKEGIDYTMTQWYPKLAMYDQNGWNLQEYIGREFYAPFANFDVKITLPAQYIVGASGTLLNEKQVLKSTAKKNKTWHFAIKGIHDFMWAADPSYQIIKQKLVNGPTVYYFYSKDLEPKYLENWKKAREYIPGFFSFMNERFGKYPWDSYTIIQGGDGGMEYGAATAITGQRSLESLVGVIFHEGAHSWFQHLFGINETEQEWFDEGFTSYAETLAFKKVFEKGNPDEVGVAQDAYAGYFNLVRSGMQEPLSTLADYYDTNYAYGISAYYKGQVFVAQLGYVIGEENLRKTFKEFYRRWKFDHPSYKDFVKTAEDISGINLKWYDNMMINTIRVIDYAVAAEGKEVKLVNKSNFAMPLDVLVTYADGSQELFYISINAMRGAKPFEKEYYPNASFTQLKDWGWTKPTYNFSTEKEIQKVEIDPTHRLADVDLSNNTWTK; encoded by the coding sequence ATGAAAAAGATTTATGCGTTTTTATGGATTTTATGGAGCTTTTCTGCATGGGCGCAATCGCCTTGGCAGCAAAAAGCCGATTACAAAATGGATATTAAGCTAAATACAGAAAAACACCAATACGATGGCAAAATGGAGGTGAAGTACATCAACAATTCACCCGATACGCTGCGAGTGGTGTATTTTCATTTGTATTATAATGCGTTTCAGCCAGGGAGCTTAATGGCAGACCGATTGGAAAGCATAGTGGACCCAGATAAACGAATGTTGAAAAATATTGGAACCAAAGATAGCCCAAAAATGGTAAGCGGAATTTCTCAATTAAAGGAAAACGAAATTGGCTTTCAAGACATAAAAAGCGTACAGCAAAATGGTGAAAATTTAGATTTTAAAGTGTACGGAACGATTTTAAAAGTAAATCTAAAAAATCCGATTTTGCCTAAATCTACGCAGACTTTTAATCTAGAATGGACAGCCCAAGTGCCAAAAATCATTCGTAGAAGTGGGCGTGATACCAAAGAGGGCATTGATTATACTATGACGCAGTGGTATCCAAAATTAGCCATGTACGACCAAAACGGCTGGAACTTGCAAGAATACATCGGGCGAGAATTTTATGCGCCTTTTGCCAATTTTGATGTGAAGATTACTTTGCCTGCCCAGTACATTGTGGGGGCTTCGGGAACTTTGTTAAACGAGAAACAAGTTTTAAAATCTACGGCCAAGAAAAACAAAACTTGGCATTTTGCTATTAAAGGCATTCACGATTTTATGTGGGCAGCAGACCCTTCATATCAAATAATAAAACAAAAATTGGTGAATGGTCCCACCGTTTATTATTTCTATAGCAAAGATTTAGAACCGAAATATTTAGAAAATTGGAAAAAAGCTAGAGAATATATTCCTGGATTTTTCTCATTTATGAACGAAAGATTTGGCAAATATCCTTGGGATAGCTATACCATTATTCAAGGAGGAGATGGCGGAATGGAGTATGGCGCGGCGACAGCCATCACAGGGCAGCGTTCGCTAGAAAGTTTAGTGGGCGTGATTTTCCACGAAGGAGCACACTCTTGGTTTCAGCACTTATTTGGAATTAATGAGACAGAGCAAGAGTGGTTCGACGAAGGATTTACTAGCTATGCCGAAACTTTAGCTTTCAAAAAAGTGTTTGAAAAAGGAAATCCCGATGAGGTGGGAGTAGCACAAGATGCCTATGCGGGCTATTTCAATTTAGTGCGTTCTGGCATGCAAGAGCCATTGAGCACTTTGGCAGATTACTACGACACCAATTATGCTTACGGAATTTCGGCTTATTACAAAGGGCAAGTTTTTGTGGCACAATTGGGCTATGTCATCGGGGAAGAAAATCTTAGAAAAACATTCAAAGAATTTTATCGTCGTTGGAAATTCGACCATCCATCATACAAAGATTTTGTGAAAACAGCCGAAGATATTTCGGGCATTAATCTTAAATGGTACGACAATATGATGATTAATACCATTCGCGTGATAGACTACGCCGTAGCAGCCGAGGGCAAAGAGGTGAAATTAGTCAATAAATCAAATTTTGCCATGCCACTAGATGTTTTAGTCACTTATGCAGATGGTTCGCAAGAATTATTTTACATTTCGATTAATGCTATGCGTGGAGCCAAGCCATTTGAAAAAGAATATTATCCAAATGCAAGCTTCACGCAGTTAAAAGATTGGGGCTGGACCAAACCTACTTACAATTTTTCTACTGAAAAAGAAATCCAAAAAGTAGAAATAGACCCTACGCACCGTTTGGCAGATGTAGATTTGTCAAATAATACATGGACAAAATAA
- a CDS encoding SusC/RagA family TonB-linked outer membrane protein, with translation MLKDAASASIFGVRAANGVILITTKRGQEQKPSITYSTSNALQKATVIPDYINSYEWAKMYNEAWPGKAYTPEQLQKLKDGSDPDYFANTQWAEELFRVAPMFKQYLSVNGGSKNVHYMFSVQHLDQEGIMKATGNKKINFRSNIDANIGIVKFGLNASGDKQDIKEPLTSVTGDGLMRALTWFTRPTVPVKYSNGYYGYVDGNPNISHTVAKNPVRDLYLGYKRNKAYRFDGKFFGEITPIKDLTFKSSLAYKFYLNDVTSFNPKNNFKYNAAGEKLNTAGNNKLTDYHYLATKYINENILTYKKEIGDHEISVLAGHSIQEDRIDVNEGAKQGFPTDNIYEMNGGVSNDNVTGWAEETSLQSFFGRLNYNYAGKYILEMNIRRDGSSRLPQAHRYANFPSFSGAWVVSREKFMENAKFLSLLKLRGSWGKLGNQEIGNYAYLATLASSGSYFFGNDKQIGMKLSKIANEDISWETTTITDFGLDAGLFQNRVNLTFDWFDKTTSDILMKIPMPGIFLGSLPAPYQNAGKVRNQGWEFATNYNDHKGDFSWQVGFSISSVTNTILEMQGVENIGTNVISKEGEAINSYFGLKALGIYRTEQDLKRLNSKGMPVKQFNAEPKLGDIIYEDINNDGNINDSDRIIIGNPFPKYQYSFNLGFAYRDLDFTTFWQGVADVYRFNWDETTISNGGNKSTLWLDRWSPENPNGSMPRVGNNANDKYSSFWLTKGDYLRLKNIELGYTMRQQFLDQVGIKSLRTYFAGSNLLTFTKLKDYDPEKFSNDFRNDVHPNVKSYALGLNFKF, from the coding sequence GTGTTGAAAGATGCCGCTTCTGCATCAATTTTTGGGGTAAGAGCCGCAAATGGTGTAATTTTAATTACCACTAAAAGAGGGCAAGAACAAAAACCAAGCATAACCTATTCTACAAGTAATGCATTGCAAAAAGCGACTGTGATTCCAGATTACATCAACTCTTATGAATGGGCAAAAATGTACAACGAGGCTTGGCCAGGTAAAGCCTATACGCCAGAACAATTACAAAAATTAAAAGACGGAAGCGATCCAGATTATTTTGCTAACACTCAATGGGCAGAAGAGCTGTTCAGGGTGGCTCCGATGTTTAAACAATATTTGTCTGTAAATGGTGGTAGCAAAAATGTACATTATATGTTCTCTGTTCAGCATTTGGATCAAGAAGGTATCATGAAAGCGACAGGAAACAAAAAAATTAATTTCAGATCAAATATCGATGCAAACATTGGTATTGTGAAATTTGGATTGAACGCTTCTGGAGATAAGCAAGACATCAAAGAGCCGTTGACATCTGTAACAGGCGATGGTCTTATGCGTGCGCTCACTTGGTTTACTCGCCCCACAGTCCCTGTGAAATATTCAAACGGATACTATGGGTATGTAGATGGCAACCCAAATATCTCTCACACTGTTGCCAAAAACCCAGTAAGAGATTTGTATTTAGGATACAAAAGAAACAAAGCCTATAGATTTGATGGGAAATTCTTTGGAGAAATTACTCCAATCAAAGATTTGACATTTAAATCAAGTTTAGCCTATAAATTTTATTTAAATGATGTTACATCTTTTAACCCTAAAAACAACTTTAAATACAATGCGGCTGGCGAAAAACTAAATACAGCAGGAAATAATAAATTAACGGATTATCACTATTTAGCCACCAAATATATCAACGAAAATATTTTGACCTATAAAAAAGAAATCGGTGATCATGAAATCAGTGTTTTGGCTGGGCATTCCATTCAAGAAGATAGAATTGATGTGAACGAGGGAGCAAAACAAGGATTTCCTACAGATAATATTTATGAAATGAATGGCGGTGTTTCAAACGACAATGTCACTGGCTGGGCAGAAGAAACATCTTTGCAATCATTCTTTGGTAGATTAAACTATAATTACGCAGGAAAATATATTTTAGAAATGAATATTCGCCGCGATGGTTCTTCAAGATTGCCACAAGCGCACAGATATGCCAACTTCCCTTCATTCTCTGGTGCATGGGTAGTGAGCCGCGAAAAATTCATGGAAAATGCTAAATTCTTAAGTTTATTAAAATTAAGAGGAAGCTGGGGTAAATTAGGAAACCAGGAAATTGGTAATTATGCATATTTAGCTACATTGGCGTCAAGCGGAAGTTATTTCTTCGGAAACGACAAACAAATAGGAATGAAACTTTCTAAAATTGCCAACGAAGACATTTCTTGGGAAACTACCACTATTACCGATTTTGGTTTAGATGCTGGCTTGTTCCAAAACAGAGTGAATTTAACTTTTGACTGGTTTGACAAAACTACATCAGATATCTTGATGAAAATCCCAATGCCAGGAATTTTCTTAGGTTCTTTGCCAGCCCCTTACCAAAACGCTGGAAAAGTAAGAAACCAAGGATGGGAATTTGCTACAAATTACAACGACCACAAAGGAGATTTTTCATGGCAAGTAGGCTTCTCAATTTCTTCAGTTACAAACACCATTTTAGAAATGCAAGGTGTAGAAAATATTGGAACCAATGTAATCAGCAAAGAAGGTGAAGCCATCAATTCTTATTTTGGACTAAAAGCTTTAGGCATCTACAGAACAGAGCAAGATTTGAAAAGACTTAACTCAAAAGGAATGCCTGTAAAACAATTCAACGCAGAACCAAAATTAGGAGACATCATCTACGAAGATATAAACAACGACGGAAACATCAACGATAGCGATAGAATTATCATCGGAAATCCTTTCCCTAAATACCAATATAGCTTTAACTTAGGTTTTGCCTACAGAGATTTGGATTTCACTACTTTCTGGCAAGGTGTGGCAGATGTTTACCGCTTCAATTGGGATGAAACTACTATTTCAAACGGAGGTAACAAATCTACTCTCTGGCTCGATAGATGGTCTCCAGAAAATCCAAATGGTAGCATGCCGAGAGTAGGAAACAATGCCAATGATAAATATTCATCTTTCTGGCTTACCAAAGGTGATTATTTAAGACTTAAAAACATAGAGCTCGGATACACAATGAGACAGCAATTCCTTGACCAAGTAGGAATTAAAAGTTTGAGAACTTATTTTGCAGGAAGTAATTTATTAACATTTACAAAACTAAAAGATTACGACCCAGAAAAATTCAGCAACGACTTCAGAAATGATGTTCACCCTAATGTTAAATCATACGCACTTGGACTTAATTTTAAATTTTAA